The Vitis vinifera cultivar Pinot Noir 40024 chromosome 12, ASM3070453v1 genome has a segment encoding these proteins:
- the LOC100258355 gene encoding uncharacterized protein LOC100258355 translates to MRRRTIYVWGLAILCFVVLMIVTPAIPQSEAYHDFADQREFFGIPNTLNVISNFPFLIVGLIGLVLCYHGNYFKLSLQGELWGWTFFFIGVAAVGIGSSYYHLKPNDARLVWDRLPMTIAFTSIIAIFIIERIDERKGTLSIVPLLLVGVISILYWRFFDDLRPYALVQFLPCIAIPLMAILLPPMYTHSTFWLWAAGFYLLAKVEEAEDKPIYKWTHHIVSGHTLKHLCAAMVPVFLTLMLAKRSIETERQSLLKTWKISWTKVKEDEVKVETCTYSTVPIEESP, encoded by the exons ATGAGAAGGCGAACCATCTATGTCTGGGGCTTGGCGATCTTGTGCTTTGTTGTTCTTATGATTGTCACTCCAGCCATTCCTCAGTCTGAAGCTTATCATGATTTCGCTGACCAACGTGAATTTTTCG gCATACCAAATACACTAAATGtgatttcaaattttccatttcttaTTGTTGGTCTCATCGGGCTTGTACTTTGCTATCATGGGAACTATTTTAAGTTAAG CTTGCAAGGTGAGCTTTGGGGCtggacattttttttcattggtgTGGCTGCTGTTGGAATTGGATCTTCTTACTATCATCTCAAACCAAATGATGCACGTCTTGTGTGGGATCGCTTGCCG ATGACCATTGCGTTCACATCAATTATTGCAATCTTTATCATTGAAAGAATTGATGAGAGAAAGGGAACATTGTCCATTGTACCCCTACTTTTGGTGGGTGTAATTAGCATTTTGTATTGGAG GTTTTTTGATGACCTTCGCCCATATGCACTGGTCCAGTTTCTTCCTTGCATTGCCATTCCGTTAATGGCAATATTGCTGCCTCCAATGTACACGCATTCCACATTTTGGCTTTGGGCTGCAG GATTTTACCTTTTGGCCAAGGTGGAAGAAGCAGAGGATAAACCAATTTACAAATGGACTCATCATATTGTTAGTGGGCACACACTTAAGCACTTGTGTGCTGCAATGGTTCCTGTTTTCTTGACGCTCATGTTGGCAAAGAGGAGTATTGAGACTGAGAG GCAAAGTTTGTTGAAGACATGGAAGATTTCCTGGACCAAGGTCAAAGAAGACGAAGTAAAGGTAGAGACTTGTACATACTCAACTGTTCCAATCGAGGAATCACCATAA